A single window of Methanobacterium bryantii DNA harbors:
- a CDS encoding APC family permease, whose protein sequence is MGLQEYFKEQQWFFFAYVGFDTVASAAEETKNPQKALPIGIIGSLAVCSILYIIVTAVMTGMVSYTMFEGSAAPVQLALQSVGINWATAIVTVGAIAGLTTVILVSMFVVPRLLFAMSRDELLPKTLTQVHHKFKSPITSIIIVGVVSALISAFLPLEGIFELVNISALTAFIFLALSVIILRKQRPDIERKFKCPLVPVIPILSIIACLGLITQLKLITIEVFGAWLLAGLTFYFTFRRYKKYAANKDSNLLEKEIHTVAKEISAK, encoded by the coding sequence ATGGGCTTGCAGGAGTACTTCAAGGAGCAGCAATGGTTTTTTTTTGCATATGTTGGTTTTGATACAGTAGCATCTGCGGCAGAAGAAACAAAAAATCCACAAAAAGCGCTCCCCATAGGAATTATAGGATCACTTGCAGTTTGTTCTATACTATATATCATTGTAACTGCTGTAATGACTGGAATGGTTTCTTACACAATGTTTGAAGGGAGCGCAGCACCAGTCCAACTTGCACTTCAAAGTGTTGGAATAAACTGGGCAACAGCGATAGTTACAGTTGGGGCAATTGCAGGACTCACCACAGTGATTCTGGTAAGCATGTTTGTTGTACCTAGGCTTCTTTTTGCAATGTCAAGGGATGAATTACTTCCTAAGACACTTACTCAAGTGCATCATAAATTTAAATCTCCAATAACAAGCATTATAATTGTCGGAGTAGTATCAGCACTAATATCTGCTTTCTTACCTCTGGAAGGGATTTTTGAGCTAGTGAATATTTCAGCACTCACTGCATTTATATTCCTTGCATTGTCTGTTATAATACTTAGAAAACAGCGGCCAGATATCGAAAGGAAATTCAAATGTCCTTTAGTTCCTGTAATTCCAATTCTATCCATAATAGCTTGTTTAGGCTTAATAACACAGTTAAAACTTATTACAATTGAAGTATTTGGAGCATGGTTACTGGCAGGTCTAACATTTTACTTTACATTCAGACGGTACAAAAAATACGCTGCCAATAAGGACAGCAATTTACTAGAAAAGGAAATTCATACTGTCGCAAAGGAAATTTCAGCAAAATAA
- a CDS encoding amino acid permease, with the protein MSSLFRKKDIEKCLSINSCDQKLKRSLGPIGLIIMGIGAIVGAGIFIVTGVASVTSGPALILSFMIAGLACGLTALCYAEMASMITVTGGIYTYTHVTMGEIWAWMIGWTGILQYIIAASAVAIGWSSYTSGFFSSIGFALPEIITSSPLTGSGLINLPALLIVALLTGILVLGAKESAKVNAAIVIIKLAVIALFIIIGAQFINPTNYYPFVPNGLAGVLQGAAMVFFCICWF; encoded by the coding sequence ATGAGCAGTTTATTTCGAAAAAAGGACATAGAAAAATGTTTGAGTATTAATTCATGCGATCAAAAATTAAAACGTTCTTTGGGCCCTATAGGACTTATTATAATGGGTATTGGTGCAATCGTTGGTGCAGGGATCTTCATAGTAACAGGAGTGGCCTCTGTAACTTCAGGTCCTGCATTAATTTTATCATTTATGATTGCAGGCTTGGCTTGTGGACTTACAGCGTTATGTTACGCGGAAATGGCATCCATGATCACGGTGACTGGTGGGATATATACTTACACCCATGTAACAATGGGTGAAATATGGGCATGGATGATAGGGTGGACTGGAATTCTCCAGTATATTATTGCAGCATCTGCAGTGGCAATAGGCTGGTCTTCTTATACCTCAGGATTCTTTAGTTCAATAGGGTTCGCTTTACCAGAGATAATAACAAGTTCTCCTCTTACAGGTTCAGGATTAATTAACTTACCTGCACTATTAATTGTGGCACTTTTAACAGGAATACTTGTCCTTGGTGCAAAGGAAAGTGCAAAGGTTAATGCAGCAATTGTCATTATAAAACTCGCCGTGATCGCATTATTTATAATAATAGGGGCTCAATTTATAAACCCTACAAATTATTATCCATTTGTCCCTAATGGGCTTGCAGGAGTACTTCAAGGAGCAGCAATGGTTTTTTTTTGCATATGTTGGTTTTGA